A part of Liolophura sinensis isolate JHLJ2023 chromosome 1, CUHK_Ljap_v2, whole genome shotgun sequence genomic DNA contains:
- the LOC135461857 gene encoding uncharacterized protein LOC135461857, translating to MGLWIKIRSKRKRILVCSLRSGGLPGTSLWAALGQEVCQVPGGDPAPSSLWAALGQEICQVSGENAAPSSLWAALGQEVCQAPCENAAPSSLWAALGQEVCQAPCENAAPSSLWAALGQEVCQAPCDNAAPSSLWAALGQEVCQAPGENPAPSSLWAALGQEVCQVPGENAAPSSLWAALRQEVCQVPGEISAPSDLCAA from the exons ATGGGTCTCTGGATCAAGATCCGCAGCAAGCGGAAGAGAATCCTTGTGTGCAGCCTTAGATCAGGGGGCCTGCCAGGTACCAG CTTGTGGGCAGCCTTAGGCCAGgaggtctgtcaggtacctggtgggGATCCTGCTCCCTCTAGCTTGTGGGCAGCCTTAGGTCAGGAGATCTGTCAGGTATCGGGTGAGAATGCTGCTCCCTCTAGCTTGTGGGCAGCCTTAGGCCAGGAGGTCTGTCAGGCACCTTGTGAGAATGCTGCTCCCTCTAGCTTGTGGGCAGCCTTAGGTCAGGAGGTCTGTCAGGCACCTTGTGAGAATGCTGCTCCCTCTAGCTTGTGGGCAGCCTTAGGCCAGGAGGTCTGTCAGGCACCTTGTGACAATGCTGCTCCCTCTAGCTTGTGGGCAGCCTTAGGCCAGGAGGTCTGTCAGGCACCTGGTGAGAATCCTGCTCCCTCTAGCTTGTGGGCAGCCTTAGGTCAGgaggtctgtcaggtacctggtgagaaTGCTGCTCCCTCTAGCTTGTGGGCAGCCTTACGACAGGaagtctgtcaggtacctggtgagatTTCTGCTCCATCTGACCTGTGTGCAGCCTGA
- the LOC135476724 gene encoding LOW QUALITY PROTEIN: fidgetin-like protein 1 (The sequence of the model RefSeq protein was modified relative to this genomic sequence to represent the inferred CDS: inserted 1 base in 1 codon; deleted 3 bases in 2 codons): MEMDLETEMSVFSEELFMARLEEQCLHPNLSSGTPSEKADLIRNVLVHQFHARAQGIISDTALKKVQDQYWDMYSKVVDNFDVKEGLNNYAEGALALCNLGRNESQAWKSSLSLKTFLSSSAGGRFRKSCQVSANTESCDTPNQVVKIRTDVKLPERGVMSTEQKQTQGQTGVSIRGQRMSEQTTDIPGNNQVFTSKVQNPFYKQMTNKTQDSGHQMPSKLNSLPGRKQNSFSFKKGLNCAENTLPYDLPPGWDDPSLAEPSVQRQPPSGIEPNYNRPRYHGDQEVPRKPLFASGGGPTSALRGRSYGSHQPAQTPPSFYRRAEVGRENPDPFKQEADVDEDSAIGPFRTAKEQLSINQQKKYGQNRGPVKPASYGNVKKSLGTRRGPGSKFVPPVVGREETGDSNLILRKAGPNKACPGGEEPVDERLKGLEPKMIELIMNEIMDHGAPVAWDDIAGLDFAKKTIKEIVVWPMLRPDIFTGLRGPPKGLLLFGPPGTGKTLIGKCIASQSKSTFFSISASSLTSKWVGEGEKMVKALFSVSRCHQPAVIFIDEIDSLLSQRTDGEHEASRRIKTEFLVQLDGATTDSDERLLVIGATNRPQEIDEAARRRFVKRLYIPLPEKLARQQIILNLLSSQRYQLSEQELMSICEKTEGYSGSDMANLCREAALGPIRXISFTEIEQITAEQVRPITFEDFVEAIRQVRASVSTKDLDSNIDWNKLYGCGGK; this comes from the exons ATGGAGATGGATCTGGAAACTGAGATGAGTGTGTTCAGTGAGGAGCTGTTCATGGCTAGGCTGGAGGAGCAGTGTTTACACCCTAATCTCTCCTCTGGCACACCGTCCGAGAAGGCTGACCTCATCAGGAATGTCCTTGTGCATCAGTTCCATGCCAGAGCTCAGGGCAT TATATCAGACACAGCACTGAAAAAAGTCCAGGATCAGTACTGGGACATGTACAGCAAAGTTGTGGATAACTTTGATGTGAAGGAAG GTCTGAATAATTATGCAGAAGGTGCCTTGGCCTTGTGTAACTTAGGAAGAAATG AGAGTCAGGCATGGAAGTCCTCTCTCAGTCTCAAGACTTTCCTGTCGTCCTCAGCTGGTGGGCGATTTAGAAAATCGTGTCAG gtttCAGCAAATACCGAGTCTTGTGATACACCTAATCAGGTGGTGAAGATAAGAACTGATGTGAAGCTACCTGAGAGAGGGGTCATGTCCACAGAACAGAAGCAGACCCAGGGACAGACTGGGGTCAGCATAAGGGGCCAGAGGATGTCAGAACAGACCACTGATATCCCAGGCAACAACCAGGTGTTCACATCTAAGGTTCAGAACCCCTTCTACAAGCAAATGACCAACAAAACCCAGGACTCTGGCCATCAAATGCCTTCTAAACTGAACAGTTTACCTGGaaggaaacaaaacagtttttcattcaAGAAAGGGCTGAATTGTGCAGAGAACACTTTACCTTACGATCTACCCCCTGGCTGGGATGACCCTTCCTTAGCTGAGCCCAGTGTTCAGCGTCAGCCCCCCTCAGGGATTGAGCCTAATTATAACAGACCACGTTACCATGGTGATCAAGAAGTACCGAGGAAACCACTGTTTGCTTCAGGCGGAGGTCCCACTA GTGCTTTGAGAGGGAGGTCCTATGGCAGCCACCAGCCCGCACAGACACCTCCAAGCTTTTACAGGAGAGCTGAA GTGGGTAGAGAGAACCCTGACCCATTCAAACAAGAGGCAGATGTGGACGAGGACAGCGCAATCGGTCCATTCAGAACAGCAAAGGAACAGCTG TCGATAAACCAGCAGAAGAAGTATGGACAGAACAGGGGGCCAGTTAAACCTGCCTCTTATGGAAATGTGAAAAAGTCCTTAGGAACAAG AAGAGGCCCAGGCAGTAAGTTTGTTCCTCCAGTTGTTGGACGAGAGGAAACAGGGGACAG CAACCTCATCCTTCGTAAAGCCGGGCCAAATAAAGCTTGCCCTGGTGGAGAAGAGCCTGTTGATGAGAGACTGAAGGGCTTGGAGCCAAAAATGATTGAGCTTATCATGAATGAG ATCATGGACCACGGTGCCCCTGTTGCGTGGGATGACATCGCTGGGCTGGACTTTGccaagaaaaccataaaagaaataGTTGTATGGCCTATGCTTAGACC TGATATATTCACAGGGTTAAGAGGACCCCCAAAAGGCCTGCTGTTGTTTGGCCCTCCAGGCACAGGCAAGACTTTAATTg GTAAATGCATAGCCAGTCAATCAAAGTCGACTTTCTTCAGCATCAGTGCCTCCTCTCTGACGTCAAAATGG GTGGGGGAGGGCGAGAAGATGGTGAAGGCCTTGTTTTCTGTGTCACGGTGTCACCAGCCAGCTGTGATATTTATTGATGAGATTGATTCCTTGTTATCTCAAAGAACGGACGGTGAACATGAAGCCTCACGGAGGATAAAGACCGAGTTTCTTGTACAGTTG GATGGAGCTACCACAGATTCTGATGAAAGGCTGCTTGTGATTGGGGCAACAAACAG GCCTCAGGAAATTGATGAGGCAGCTAGACGGCGGTTTGTGAAACGTCTGTACATCCCTCTTCCAGAGAAGCTTGCTCGCCAACAGATTATCCTAAACTTACTCTCCTCTCAGAGGTATCAGCTGTCAGAACAGGAGTTG ATGTCCATATGCGAGAAAACTGAAG GATATTCTGGGTCTGACATGGCCAACCTGTGCCGAGAAGCTGCCCTAGGACCAATAA GTATCTCCTTCACTGAGATAGAGCAGATTACTGCTGAGCAG GTGCGCCCAATTACCTTTGAGGATTTTGTTGAGGCAATCAGGCAGGTGCGAGCCAGTGTGTCCACGAAAGACCTTGAC TCTAATATAGACTGGAACAAGCTCTACGGCTGTGGCGGGAAGTGA
- the LOC135472036 gene encoding uncharacterized protein LOC135472036 yields the protein MPPNLLKEIFTKHTTMDKSGTKDLKIVKEVVRKENSHDQAKSVGSAFLYGACSVSTAFINKLLMTTYNFDYPVVIMVLQMLYTILLLQLLSIVGLISLPKLTFQRTKVFALPAVCYAVNSILALSALSHMNVAMYGVLKRCVPIATLALSVLVLKKLCPSRITIIAVLLLSFGCVVAGYGDLKFNLTAYTCGILSNITQALYLLLVQLCCEQKMSTIETLQLNSVNTLPPLIAIALVKQEFTGVLEYPSAFNPLFLLVLFMVLNMGCLLNYSLFLCTSCNCALTTSVVGGIKALAQTLLGLFTFGGVSINIPTFLGIGMNMSGGLLYIYAKFMEGKSKSIGDMRKITSLSTAEQFNEYKMQNSQENGKIHSTKLPPV from the exons ATGCCACCTAACCTTCTCAAGGAGATCTTCACAAAACATACCACGATGGACAAGTCTGGGACCAAAGATTTAAAGATCGTGAAGGAAGTAGTGAGGAAAGAAAATTCTCATGACCAGGCAAAAAGCGTTGGCTCGGCATTCCTTTACGGAGCATGCTCAGTCAGCACGGCTTTCATCAACAAGCTGCTGATGACCACATATAACTTTGACTACCCTGTGGTTATCATGGTACTGCAGATGTTGTACACCATCCTGCTTCTGCAACTCCTCTCCATTGTAGGACTTATCAGTTTACCAAAGCTTACTTTTCAGCGTACGAAAGTATTTGCTTTGCCGGCAGTGTGTTATGCTGTAAACTCTATTCTTGCCCTAAGTGCACTTAGTCACATGAACGTGGCCATGTATGGTGTATTGAAAAGATGTGTACCTATAGCCACTTTGGCTCTATCTGTGTTAGTCCTGAAGAAGTTATGCCCAAGCCGAATCACTATAATAGCCGTTCTGCTGCTGTCATTTGGATGTGTTGTTGCAG GTTATGGTGACCTGAAGTTCAACCTGACAGCCTACACCTGTGGAATCCTCAGTAACATTACCCAGGCCCTGTACCTTCTGCTGGTGCAGTTGTGTTGCGAGCAGAAGATGTCCACCATTGAAACTCTACAGCTCAACTCTGTTAATACTTTACCTCCACTGATCGCCATCGCTTTAGTGAAGCAGGAGTTCACTGGTGTCCTAGAATACCCAAGTGCATTTAATCCCCTTTTTCTCCTGGTTCTCTTCATGGTGTTGAATATGGGCTGCCTCCTGAACTACTCCCTGTTCCTGTGCACAAGCTGTAACTGTGCCCTTACTACGAGCGTTGTTGGTGGGATCAAGGCCCTGGCACAGACACTCCTGGGATTGTTCACCTTTGGTGGTGTCAGCATCAACATTCCAACTTTCCTGGGTATTGGTATGAACATGTCTGGCGGATTACTCTATATTTACGCAAAGTTTATGGAGGGTaaaagcaaaagtattggtgatATGAGAAAAATCACTAGTCTCTCTACAGCTGAGCAGTTTAATGAATACAAAATGCAAAACTCACAAGAAAATGGTAAAATACATTCTACAAAGCTGCCACCAGTATAA